A genome region from Staphylococcus capitis subsp. capitis includes the following:
- the acpS gene encoding holo-ACP synthase, whose protein sequence is MINGIGIDLIEIERIREVLYKQPRLVDRVLTKNEKLKFEKFTHEKRKIEFLAGRFAVKEAFSKALGTGLGQTISFKDINCYNDELGKPCIDYDGYRVHVSITHTDNYAMSQVTLEKLE, encoded by the coding sequence ATGATAAATGGAATAGGTATAGATTTGATAGAAATTGAGCGTATTAGAGAGGTGTTATATAAACAACCTAGATTAGTTGACCGAGTATTAACTAAAAATGAAAAGCTAAAGTTTGAAAAATTCACTCATGAAAAACGTAAGATTGAATTTTTAGCAGGTCGTTTTGCTGTTAAAGAAGCTTTTAGTAAAGCATTGGGTACAGGGTTAGGTCAGACGATATCTTTTAAAGATATCAATTGCTATAACGATGAATTAGGTAAGCCATGTATCGACTATGATGGATATAGAGTTCATGTAAGCATTACCCATACAGATAATTATGCAATGAGTCAAGTTACCTTAGAAAAATTAGAATAA
- the alr gene encoding alanine racemase: MSEKFYRSTYLNVNLDAILNNYQIFNQLHHNKTVISVIKANSYGLGSVKVAHHLMEHGASFFAVATLDEAIELRMHGIDAKILVLGVIPTKDISKAIQHRVALTVPSKAWLKEAIRNIPEKNEKKLWLHAKIDSGMGRLGMKDVEEYKDVVDIINKKDDLVFEGVFTHFASADEPGDSMNEQYEFFKDIVNQVEKPNYIHSQNSAASLLMDGQFCNAIRLGISLYGYYPSQYVRDNVKVHLRPSAQLVTEIVQVKSLKVGETVSYGRTFTADKEMKIAILPVGYADGYLRAMQGAYVNVNGHQCEVVGRVCMDQTIVSVPDDVKMGDKVILMDNHIDSPQSVESLAEKQHTINYEVLCNLSKRLPRIYHHNEEQMVTNDLLK; this comes from the coding sequence ATGTCGGAAAAATTCTATAGATCAACCTATTTAAATGTTAATTTAGATGCAATATTAAACAATTATCAAATATTCAATCAGTTACATCATAACAAGACTGTTATATCAGTCATTAAAGCTAATAGTTATGGATTAGGTAGTGTAAAAGTAGCACATCACCTAATGGAACATGGGGCTTCGTTTTTCGCAGTTGCAACACTTGATGAAGCAATTGAATTAAGAATGCATGGAATTGATGCAAAAATACTAGTCTTAGGTGTCATTCCAACTAAAGACATAAGTAAAGCTATTCAACATCGTGTAGCTCTTACTGTACCTTCAAAAGCTTGGCTTAAAGAAGCTATTAGAAATATACCTGAAAAAAATGAGAAAAAACTTTGGTTACATGCCAAAATAGATTCTGGTATGGGTCGATTAGGTATGAAAGATGTTGAAGAGTATAAAGATGTTGTTGATATAATTAATAAAAAAGATGATCTTGTATTTGAAGGCGTGTTTACACATTTCGCTAGCGCAGATGAACCAGGGGATTCTATGAATGAACAGTATGAATTTTTTAAAGATATTGTTAATCAAGTAGAAAAACCAAATTACATTCATTCACAAAACTCTGCAGCTTCTTTATTAATGGATGGACAATTTTGTAATGCGATTAGATTAGGTATCTCATTATATGGGTATTATCCTTCACAATATGTTAGGGATAATGTCAAAGTACATCTTCGCCCAAGTGCTCAACTCGTTACTGAAATAGTACAAGTGAAATCTCTTAAAGTTGGCGAAACTGTGAGCTATGGACGTACTTTTACAGCTGATAAAGAAATGAAAATTGCTATACTACCAGTTGGATATGCTGATGGTTATTTAAGAGCTATGCAAGGTGCTTATGTGAATGTTAATGGCCATCAATGTGAAGTGGTAGGTCGGGTTTGTATGGATCAGACTATAGTGAGCGTGCCTGATGATGTGAAGATGGGAGACAAAGTGATATTGATGGATAATCATATAGATTCACCACAGTCCGTTGAGTCTCTAGCTGAAAAGCAACATACAATCAATTATGAAGTATTGTGTAACTTATCAAAACGTTTACCAAGAATCTATCACCATAATGAAGAACAAATGGTTACGAACGATTTGTTAAAATAG
- the mazE gene encoding type II toxin-antitoxin system antitoxin MazE → MLSFNQSRSHSLEQSLKEGYAQMADLNLSLATEAFPIECEACDCNETYLTSNSKNE, encoded by the coding sequence ATGTTATCTTTTAATCAATCTAGGAGTCACAGTCTTGAACAATCATTAAAAGAAGGCTATGCACAAATGGCCGATTTAAACCTCTCCCTAGCAACGGAAGCTTTTCCCATCGAATGTGAAGCTTGCGATTGTAATGAAACATATCTTACTTCTAACTCTAAGAATGAATGA